The proteins below come from a single Natrinema sp. SYSU A 869 genomic window:
- a CDS encoding DNA-directed RNA polymerase subunit D, translating into MSAEYDVEFVEREDREARFLVRGVTPGFANGIRRAMVADVPTMAIDTVRFVENSSVMFDEQLALRLGLVPLTTPPVGEFGEDETVTLSIDVEGPATAYSGDLVSSDDLVQPAEENVPIIELKDGQRFEAEADAVIDRGKDHAKHQGGVAVGYRHLQRVEVDGELPEFEDQESRIIRGVIEDDGELVSTSEFDHDLSNRYPGKEVRIEDVPNAFVFHVETDGSFPIEELVTRAADTIAERATELEDAVQL; encoded by the coding sequence ATGAGTGCAGAGTACGACGTCGAGTTCGTCGAACGCGAGGATCGTGAGGCACGGTTCCTCGTTCGCGGCGTGACACCCGGATTCGCCAACGGCATCCGTCGAGCGATGGTCGCCGACGTGCCGACGATGGCAATCGACACCGTCCGGTTCGTCGAGAACTCGTCAGTTATGTTCGACGAGCAACTCGCCTTGCGTCTCGGGCTCGTCCCGCTGACAACGCCACCGGTCGGCGAGTTCGGCGAGGACGAGACCGTCACGCTCTCGATCGACGTCGAAGGGCCGGCCACCGCGTATTCCGGCGATCTCGTCTCCAGCGATGATCTCGTTCAACCCGCTGAGGAAAACGTCCCGATCATCGAGCTCAAGGACGGCCAGCGCTTCGAGGCCGAGGCCGATGCCGTCATCGACCGCGGGAAAGACCACGCCAAACATCAGGGCGGGGTCGCAGTTGGCTACCGACACCTCCAGCGCGTGGAGGTCGACGGTGAGCTCCCCGAGTTCGAGGACCAGGAGAGCCGGATCATCCGCGGCGTGATCGAGGACGATGGTGAGCTTGTTTCGACGAGCGAATTCGACCACGATCTCTCGAACCGCTACCCGGGCAAGGAGGTCCGGATCGAGGACGTGCCCAACGCCTTCGTCTTCCACGTGGAGACCGACGGCTCGTTCCCCATCGAAGAGCTCGTGACGCGGGCCGCGGACACGATCGCGGAACGCGCGACCGAACTCGAAGACGCAGTACAGCTGTAG
- a CDS encoding 30S ribosomal protein S11 — protein sequence MSQDEKWGIAHVHASFNNTVMTVTDLTGAETIAKSSGGTAVKQNRDEASPYAAMQMAESVAEEVKAAGITGLHVHVRGPGGNLQKSPGPGAQATIRALARSGIEIGRIEDVTPIPHDGSRAPKGKGGY from the coding sequence ATGAGTCAGGACGAAAAATGGGGCATTGCCCACGTACACGCATCGTTCAACAACACCGTCATGACCGTGACCGACCTCACGGGCGCGGAGACGATCGCCAAGTCCTCCGGTGGGACGGCGGTCAAGCAGAACCGCGACGAGGCGTCGCCGTACGCGGCCATGCAGATGGCCGAGTCCGTCGCCGAAGAGGTCAAAGCAGCCGGCATCACGGGCCTGCACGTTCACGTGCGCGGCCCCGGCGGCAACCTTCAGAAGTCCCCCGGTCCGGGCGCACAGGCGACGATCCGTGCGCTTGCCCGCTCGGGCATCGAGATCGGGCGCATCGAGGACGTCACGCCGATCCCACACGACGGATCGCGCGCTCCCAAAGGGAAGGGCGGCTACTAG
- a CDS encoding 30S ribosomal protein S4 has product MPLGTDTKQYETPNHPYQGERIASEHSLVDRYGLSNKEELWRAQSELRSYRREARELLGQAQDDETVIRRSEEFLGRLKRVGILDETDELGDILSLEIEDILERRLQTIVYRNGLANTAQQARQFITHGHIMVDGQRHLVPSYVIDIDEEDLVAFDENSPLADDLHPERAEGQ; this is encoded by the coding sequence ATGCCACTCGGCACTGACACCAAGCAATACGAGACGCCGAACCACCCCTACCAGGGTGAGCGCATTGCCTCCGAACACTCCCTCGTCGACCGCTACGGGCTCTCCAACAAGGAAGAGCTCTGGCGTGCTCAGTCCGAGCTTCGCTCCTACCGGCGCGAGGCCCGAGAACTGCTCGGCCAGGCCCAGGACGACGAAACCGTCATCCGCCGCTCCGAGGAGTTCCTCGGTCGGCTCAAACGCGTCGGCATCCTCGACGAGACCGACGAACTCGGCGACATCCTGTCGCTCGAGATCGAGGACATCCTCGAACGCCGACTGCAGACGATCGTCTACCGCAATGGGCTGGCGAACACGGCCCAGCAGGCTCGTCAGTTCATCACGCACGGCCACATCATGGTCGACGGTCAGCGCCACCTCGTCCCCTCCTACGTCATCGATATCGACGAGGAGGATCTGGTGGCCTTCGACGAGAACAGCCCGCTCGCGGACGATCTCCACCCCGAACGCGCGGAGGGTCAGTAA
- a CDS encoding 30S ribosomal protein S13, which yields MSAEEPQEQEDDEDLRYFVRIGQTDLDGTKSVERSLSEMNGIGRRTSRLIAEEAGVDRTATFGRLDDDVIDGVIEVVENYADEVPDWLNNRQDDFYSGETTHEIGNDLQLTRQHDINRMKMIDSYKGSRHKRGQKVRGQRTKSTGRTEGTIGVNVEEIREEQAEEAAAAEEEDEGE from the coding sequence ATGAGCGCCGAAGAACCTCAAGAACAAGAAGACGACGAAGATCTTCGATACTTCGTTCGCATCGGGCAAACCGACCTCGATGGGACGAAGTCCGTCGAGCGCTCGCTCTCGGAGATGAACGGGATTGGTCGACGAACCTCCCGGCTCATCGCCGAGGAAGCGGGTGTCGACCGAACGGCGACGTTCGGCCGACTCGACGATGACGTCATCGATGGCGTCATCGAAGTCGTCGAGAATTACGCCGACGAAGTCCCAGACTGGCTCAACAACCGTCAGGACGACTTCTACAGCGGCGAAACGACTCACGAGATCGGCAACGATCTCCAGTTGACTCGACAACATGACATCAACCGGATGAAGATGATCGACTCCTACAAAGGCTCTCGCCACAAGCGGGGCCAGAAGGTTCGCGGTCAGCGAACCAAGTCCACCGGTCGTACGGAGGGCACCATCGGAGTTAACGTCGAAGAGATCCGCGAAGAACAGGCCGAAGAGGCCGCCGCCGCCGAAGAAGAGGACGAGGGTGAATAA
- the moaA gene encoding GTP 3',8-cyclase MoaA: MLTDEFGREVSGVRVSLTDRCNFDCVYCHNEGLGDTRGPMDPQDDEMSTDDVVRFLEVAAEFDVNAVKFTGGEPMLRQDLEEIIERTPDGMEVSLTTNGTFLPGRAEDLVDAGLERVNVSQDALDPEDFAAVTKSGAYETVLEGVEAALDAGLDPVKLNMVVFEHTAGYVPEMVDHVAENDGLQLQLIEYMPELTGKPEWNIDIGRVHEWLAEQADEIEHREMHDRKRYWINDGMVEIVDPVENPTFCANCHRVRVTHEGYLKGCLNRNDDLKSMGEMTKPEIREAFRDTVAGRVPYYGEYMVQNEEGQWEINEKYIEEYAGA, translated from the coding sequence ATGCTCACCGACGAATTCGGGCGGGAGGTCTCTGGGGTTCGCGTCTCCCTCACCGATCGGTGTAACTTCGACTGCGTCTACTGTCACAATGAGGGACTCGGGGACACTCGCGGACCGATGGACCCGCAGGACGACGAGATGTCGACCGACGACGTCGTCCGGTTTCTCGAGGTCGCCGCGGAGTTCGACGTCAACGCAGTCAAGTTCACCGGTGGAGAGCCGATGCTTCGGCAGGACTTAGAGGAGATCATCGAGCGCACGCCGGATGGGATGGAGGTCTCGCTGACCACGAATGGCACGTTCCTCCCCGGTCGGGCCGAGGATCTCGTGGACGCGGGTCTCGAGCGGGTCAACGTCTCCCAGGACGCGCTCGATCCGGAGGACTTCGCCGCCGTGACGAAGAGCGGGGCCTACGAGACGGTGCTCGAGGGGGTCGAGGCCGCGCTAGATGCGGGGCTCGACCCAGTCAAACTCAACATGGTCGTCTTCGAGCACACGGCGGGGTACGTGCCGGAAATGGTCGACCATGTCGCGGAAAACGACGGGCTCCAACTGCAGTTGATCGAGTATATGCCCGAACTGACAGGCAAGCCGGAGTGGAATATCGATATCGGGCGCGTCCACGAGTGGCTGGCGGAGCAGGCCGATGAGATCGAACATCGGGAGATGCACGACCGGAAGCGCTACTGGATAAATGACGGCATGGTCGAGATTGTCGACCCCGTCGAGAACCCCACCTTCTGTGCGAACTGTCACCGCGTTCGGGTCACCCACGAGGGCTACCTCAAGGGCTGTCTCAACCGCAACGACGACCTCAAATCGATGGGCGAGATGACGAAACCGGAGATCCGCGAGGCCTTCCGTGATACCGTCGCCGGTCGAGTGCCCTACTACGGGGAGTACATGGTCCAGAACGAGGAGGGCCAGTGGGAGATCAACGAGAAGTACATCGAGGAGTACGCCGGCGCGTAG
- a CDS encoding helix-turn-helix domain-containing protein, protein MSTIAALSVPAAEFALHHTLEATDGLAVEIERVVAYDPDHVMPYVWFAGDESTLATADDALSDDPSVDEFEPLTDLTDECLYRMNWVDDVIVILHLLTEEQATILDAHVENKAWRFRVLFPEREALSRTYDFATEQGLSIGIQKVHRLEENRHGRFGLTDAQYETLVAALERGYYEIPREMDMDHLSDELGISHQALSERLRRAHRTLVAEIVDVGESDKE, encoded by the coding sequence ATGAGTACCATCGCGGCACTCTCGGTTCCCGCCGCGGAGTTCGCGCTTCATCACACGCTCGAGGCGACGGACGGCCTCGCCGTGGAGATCGAACGCGTCGTCGCGTACGATCCGGATCACGTAATGCCGTACGTCTGGTTCGCTGGCGACGAATCGACGCTTGCGACCGCCGATGACGCACTGTCGGACGACCCTAGCGTCGACGAGTTCGAACCGTTGACGGATCTCACCGACGAGTGTCTCTATCGAATGAACTGGGTGGACGACGTGATCGTCATACTGCACCTGCTGACCGAAGAACAGGCGACGATCCTCGATGCACACGTCGAGAACAAAGCGTGGCGATTCCGGGTCCTCTTTCCCGAACGAGAGGCGCTCTCTCGGACCTACGACTTCGCGACCGAGCAGGGACTTTCCATCGGGATTCAGAAGGTTCACCGACTAGAAGAGAATCGCCACGGTCGGTTTGGCCTCACCGACGCTCAGTACGAGACGCTGGTTGCGGCCCTCGAGCGCGGCTACTACGAGATCCCCCGAGAGATGGATATGGACCATCTATCGGACGAACTCGGTATCTCGCATCAGGCGCTCTCCGAGCGACTCCGGCGCGCACATCGAACGCTTGTCGCGGAGATCGTCGACGTCGGCGAGTCGGACAAGGAGTGA
- a CDS encoding sporulation control protein, translating into MAAIGIGAPIYAGIQALLSGYVYREAKHHDRRSPLILAGTTFVFGIAAAIVMSGILLVLVVQAIALVLYLAAQARTGSLAEP; encoded by the coding sequence ATGGCTGCAATTGGAATTGGTGCCCCGATTTACGCCGGGATTCAGGCGCTCCTCTCGGGCTACGTGTACCGAGAAGCCAAACACCACGACCGTCGGTCACCGCTGATTCTGGCGGGTACCACGTTCGTTTTCGGCATCGCTGCGGCCATCGTGATGAGCGGGATTCTTCTCGTGTTAGTCGTGCAAGCGATTGCACTCGTCCTGTATCTCGCCGCACAAGCTCGAACCGGATCGCTGGCCGAACCGTGA
- a CDS encoding RtcB family protein, protein MTTFDANGITLERVREYVWEIPQEGDMRAPARVLASEALLEEIKEDKSLEQIKNTTHLPGITNHAICMPDTHQGYGFPVGGVGALDAENGCISPGAVGYDINCGVRMMRTNLTYDEVQGHEEELVDSLFANIPSGLGGGGIVEAGVDAIDEILARGVDWALENGHAVEEDLLHCEDEGMREGADPEKVSQKAKDRGKNQIGSLGSGNHFLEVQRVTDVFDSGVGEAYGLEEDQIVVLIHCGSRGLGHQTCNDYLRKIEQQHKGLLDQLPDKELAAAPAGSQLAEDYYGAMNAAINFAWVNRQLIMHRTRQVFERVFDRSWEEMEMDLLYDVAHNIAKKETHVVNEDGDERELYVHRKGATRAFPAGHPEVPKAYRDVGQPVIIPGSMGAGSYVLRGGENSMDLTFGSTAHGAGRLMSRTQAKNEFWGGDVQQDLEDQQAIYVKAQSGATIAEEAPGVYKDVDEVVRVSDELGIGDKVARTFPVCNIKG, encoded by the coding sequence ATGACTACCTTCGACGCCAACGGCATCACGTTAGAGCGGGTGCGCGAGTACGTCTGGGAGATCCCTCAAGAGGGCGATATGCGCGCCCCTGCCCGGGTACTGGCGAGTGAAGCGCTGCTCGAGGAGATCAAGGAAGACAAGTCCCTCGAGCAGATCAAAAACACGACGCACCTGCCCGGCATTACCAACCACGCGATCTGTATGCCCGACACCCACCAAGGGTACGGGTTCCCGGTCGGTGGTGTGGGTGCGCTCGACGCCGAAAACGGTTGTATCTCGCCGGGAGCGGTCGGCTACGATATCAATTGCGGCGTCCGAATGATGCGGACGAACCTGACCTACGACGAGGTGCAGGGTCACGAGGAGGAACTCGTCGACTCGCTCTTCGCCAATATTCCGTCAGGGCTCGGCGGCGGCGGAATCGTCGAGGCCGGCGTCGACGCGATCGACGAAATCCTCGCCCGCGGCGTCGACTGGGCGCTGGAGAACGGCCACGCCGTCGAGGAGGACTTGCTCCACTGCGAGGACGAGGGGATGCGCGAGGGTGCCGATCCCGAGAAGGTGAGCCAGAAGGCCAAGGACCGCGGCAAGAACCAGATCGGATCGCTGGGGTCTGGCAACCACTTCCTCGAGGTCCAGCGCGTGACCGACGTTTTCGATTCGGGCGTGGGCGAGGCCTACGGGCTCGAGGAAGACCAGATCGTCGTGTTGATCCACTGTGGCTCCCGCGGACTGGGCCACCAGACCTGCAACGATTATCTGCGGAAGATCGAGCAACAACACAAGGGGCTGCTGGACCAGTTGCCTGACAAGGAACTCGCGGCCGCGCCCGCGGGCTCACAGCTCGCCGAGGACTACTACGGCGCGATGAACGCGGCGATCAACTTCGCGTGGGTCAACCGGCAGCTGATCATGCACCGCACGCGGCAGGTCTTCGAGCGCGTCTTCGATCGTTCCTGGGAGGAAATGGAGATGGACCTGCTCTACGACGTGGCCCACAACATCGCGAAGAAAGAGACCCACGTCGTGAACGAGGACGGCGACGAGCGCGAACTCTACGTCCACCGCAAGGGTGCAACGCGGGCGTTCCCCGCCGGCCATCCCGAAGTCCCCAAGGCCTACCGCGACGTCGGCCAGCCAGTGATCATTCCCGGCAGCATGGGTGCGGGCAGCTACGTCCTCCGGGGCGGCGAGAACTCGATGGACCTCACCTTCGGCTCCACCGCCCACGGTGCCGGCCGCCTGATGAGCCGCACCCAGGCGAAAAACGAGTTCTGGGGCGGCGACGTCCAGCAGGACCTCGAGGACCAGCAGGCGATCTACGTCAAGGCCCAGTCCGGAGCCACGATCGCTGAGGAAGCGCCGGGCGTCTACAAAGACGTCGACGAGGTCGTCCGCGTCTCGGACGAACTCGGCATTGGGGATAAGGTCGCGCGGACATTCCCCGTGTGTAACATCAAGGGGTAA
- a CDS encoding DoxX family protein translates to MGDRSQRIRDRRLIGTVVLGLAFLLRTVGTARAHEEYVVDEERDVTVGEFFAESLTDPFVVGPLLAGGVAVVVVIAIYLVVRPLPRDIASFRAAMQEYTEYVPWLLRISFGIPLIGAGFSGYFISPALHVELRLLQVTLGFFLLFGLATRVVAMFTLAAYLVGLAFRPILVLQLEFVGGLLALALLGSGRPSADHVLQYVAGTSGTVYGRFDPVYDRARAFQGWIRRYRSLMPTIVRIGLGCTFISLGLGQKLLRPGIALAVVDRYDLTAVVPASPELWALGAGLAEVGLGLALVIGVFTRTSAATAIGVFTLTLFALPDDPVLAHVGLFGLASVLLITGSGPYAVDRRLGTAEVDERTDAVPGSA, encoded by the coding sequence ATGGGGGACAGATCGCAGCGGATTCGAGACCGGCGACTCATCGGAACGGTTGTGCTCGGTCTCGCGTTCCTGCTCCGAACAGTCGGAACGGCCCGTGCACACGAGGAATACGTTGTCGACGAGGAGCGTGACGTCACTGTCGGCGAGTTCTTCGCCGAGTCGCTGACCGATCCGTTCGTCGTCGGCCCGCTGCTAGCGGGCGGGGTCGCTGTCGTCGTCGTGATCGCGATCTATCTCGTCGTTCGTCCGCTGCCCCGGGACATCGCGTCGTTCCGGGCTGCCATGCAGGAGTACACCGAGTACGTCCCCTGGCTGCTCCGAATCTCCTTTGGCATTCCGTTGATCGGTGCCGGGTTCAGCGGCTACTTCATCAGCCCCGCACTCCACGTCGAACTCCGGCTCCTGCAGGTCACGCTCGGCTTCTTCCTCCTCTTCGGTCTGGCGACGCGAGTCGTCGCGATGTTCACGCTCGCTGCCTACCTCGTCGGCCTCGCATTTCGGCCGATTCTCGTGTTGCAACTCGAGTTCGTCGGCGGGCTGCTCGCACTCGCGTTACTCGGCAGCGGGCGTCCGAGCGCGGACCACGTCCTCCAGTACGTCGCCGGGACATCGGGGACGGTCTACGGCCGGTTCGATCCGGTGTACGACCGTGCCCGCGCGTTCCAGGGATGGATTCGCAGGTACCGCTCGCTCATGCCGACGATCGTTCGCATCGGCCTCGGCTGTACGTTCATCTCCCTCGGCCTCGGCCAGAAACTCCTGCGACCCGGCATCGCGCTCGCGGTCGTGGACCGGTACGATCTGACGGCGGTCGTCCCCGCCAGCCCGGAGCTGTGGGCCCTCGGCGCAGGGCTGGCCGAGGTCGGCCTCGGTCTCGCACTCGTCATCGGGGTTTTCACGCGAACGAGCGCAGCGACGGCGATTGGCGTGTTCACGCTCACACTCTTCGCGCTGCCCGACGACCCCGTCCTCGCTCACGTCGGCCTCTTCGGGCTTGCGTCAGTGTTGCTCATCACCGGGAGCGGCCCCTACGCCGTCGATCGACGGCTCGGGACCGCCGAGGTCGATGAACGCACCGACGCGGTACCAGGTTCCGCGTGA
- a CDS encoding archease codes for MGFELRDHTADVAVAATGDSLEATFAAVADGLAAASCDEIPADTGERFPLSVTAESREALLFDYLDELIYLRDVRAELPVDHLVESIETPASDQRPDATDESDEWTLEASARGVPLPEIDAREVKAVTYSEMRLERVGGDGGGNEDWEAYVVFDV; via the coding sequence ATGGGGTTCGAACTGCGCGACCACACTGCCGACGTCGCGGTGGCAGCGACCGGTGACTCGCTCGAGGCGACCTTCGCGGCGGTGGCCGATGGCCTCGCAGCCGCGTCCTGCGACGAAATCCCGGCCGATACCGGCGAGCGCTTTCCGCTTTCCGTGACGGCCGAGAGCCGCGAAGCACTGTTGTTCGACTACCTCGACGAACTGATCTACCTGCGAGACGTTCGGGCGGAGTTGCCAGTCGATCATCTCGTGGAGTCGATCGAGACGCCCGCGTCGGACCAGAGACCGGACGCGACCGACGAATCGGACGAATGGACCCTCGAGGCCAGCGCCCGCGGCGTCCCGCTTCCCGAGATCGACGCCCGCGAGGTGAAGGCGGTGACGTACTCGGAAATGCGTCTCGAGCGCGTCGGCGGGGACGGCGGTGGCAACGAGGACTGGGAAGCATATGTCGTCTTCGACGTTTAA
- a CDS encoding N-acetyltransferase — protein sequence MSVNIDSRVVAPGSDDFVDDAWQLKETINRQEDVLKQRYDFFTDAYRRSKVHCYVQDDQLIGFAAVRRDGYILFLAVDPEYRSEGIGKRLVAHVADDHDTITCHARTSNENALQFYEHLGFEIKRRIDDYYEDGGDAYYLKLGADVGIADRISDLIRR from the coding sequence GTGAGCGTCAATATCGACAGTCGCGTCGTCGCACCGGGGAGCGACGATTTCGTCGACGACGCCTGGCAGCTCAAGGAGACGATCAATCGTCAGGAGGATGTACTCAAGCAGCGGTACGACTTCTTTACTGACGCGTATCGACGGTCGAAAGTCCACTGTTACGTCCAAGACGACCAACTCATCGGATTCGCCGCCGTTCGACGCGACGGATACATTCTCTTTCTGGCCGTCGATCCCGAGTACCGCAGTGAGGGCATCGGCAAACGACTCGTCGCGCACGTGGCGGACGACCACGACACGATCACGTGTCATGCCCGAACGAGCAACGAGAACGCCCTACAGTTCTACGAACACCTCGGATTCGAGATCAAGCGCCGGATCGACGACTACTACGAGGACGGCGGCGACGCATATTATCTGAAACTCGGTGCCGATGTCGGCATCGCCGACCGGATTTCGGACCTGATTCGACGGTAA
- a CDS encoding MFS transporter → MGEILASGLFVFAVTYLLLIPGRGLWAVLVDRSESAFFASSLATCTIFGGAFSALTGARVTRFVGGGFLVYALWLVYREVTAGPFDSPAHIIVGIVYLIGFGIGAGLVEGAERAGLVRRIPVFE, encoded by the coding sequence GTGGGGGAGATCCTGGCCAGTGGTCTCTTTGTGTTCGCGGTGACGTATCTCCTCCTAATACCCGGACGCGGGCTGTGGGCCGTGCTCGTAGACCGGAGCGAATCGGCTTTCTTCGCCAGTTCACTGGCCACGTGTACGATTTTCGGTGGCGCGTTCTCAGCACTGACCGGGGCTCGAGTCACGCGCTTCGTCGGTGGTGGATTTCTCGTCTACGCGCTCTGGCTCGTTTATCGTGAGGTCACGGCCGGACCGTTTGACAGTCCAGCCCACATCATCGTCGGAATCGTCTACCTGATCGGATTCGGGATCGGTGCAGGACTGGTTGAAGGCGCGGAACGCGCAGGACTCGTGAGGCGGATTCCCGTCTTCGAGTAA
- the priS gene encoding DNA primase small subunit PriS — translation MEERTRAYLRGRFRDHYRRTEITPPPAANEREWGFIPWTEGPDTTMVRHRSLLELGDLSEFLVRKRPRHVYFSAGRFRDPGASSMSEKEWQSADLVFDLDADHLPSVTLGEDSYGEMLAKCKDALLRLLEFLEDDFAFEILEIVFSGGRGYHVHVRDENVLHLEREHRREIVDYVRGIGLEFEDLIETETVSGLGRKTPTERRTLRIEGGWGARIHDHFMAFVDELLELEEDAALERLQSFDGIGEGKAQATLNAARNNHEQLEAGNVTVHTAIAQLAERFASTAVERDNAPIDEPVTTDTNRLIRLPGSLHGGSGLKTVRLERDEIADFDPLVDAVPETFEGHEITVDVSDGGEVELGGDTFTVSEGDQSLPEYVAVFLMARGRAEKEKE, via the coding sequence ATGGAGGAGCGAACGAGGGCCTATTTGCGGGGGCGATTTCGCGACCATTATCGACGCACAGAGATCACGCCGCCGCCCGCGGCCAACGAACGCGAGTGGGGCTTCATCCCGTGGACGGAGGGCCCCGATACGACGATGGTTCGCCACCGTTCGCTGCTCGAGCTGGGCGATCTCTCGGAGTTTCTCGTCCGAAAGCGCCCGCGACACGTCTACTTCTCCGCCGGCCGGTTTCGCGACCCCGGCGCGAGTTCGATGTCCGAGAAGGAGTGGCAGTCCGCTGATCTCGTCTTCGACCTCGACGCCGACCACCTTCCCAGCGTCACGCTGGGCGAGGACAGCTATGGCGAGATGCTCGCGAAGTGTAAGGATGCCCTGCTCCGGCTGCTCGAGTTTCTCGAGGACGATTTCGCCTTCGAGATTCTCGAGATCGTCTTCTCGGGCGGCCGGGGGTATCACGTCCACGTCCGCGACGAGAACGTCTTACACTTAGAGCGGGAGCACCGCCGCGAGATCGTCGACTACGTCCGCGGCATCGGTCTCGAGTTCGAGGACCTGATCGAGACTGAGACGGTGTCCGGATTGGGACGGAAGACCCCGACAGAGCGCCGTACGCTCCGGATCGAGGGCGGGTGGGGCGCTCGAATTCACGACCACTTCATGGCCTTCGTCGACGAGTTGCTCGAACTCGAGGAGGATGCCGCCCTTGAGCGGCTCCAGTCCTTCGACGGCATCGGCGAGGGGAAGGCCCAGGCCACGCTGAACGCCGCCCGTAATAATCACGAGCAACTCGAGGCGGGCAACGTCACCGTCCACACTGCGATCGCGCAGTTAGCCGAACGGTTCGCAAGTACGGCCGTCGAGCGGGACAACGCGCCCATCGACGAACCTGTCACGACGGACACGAACCGACTGATCCGACTCCCGGGCAGTCTCCACGGCGGGAGCGGGCTGAAAACGGTACGACTCGAGCGCGACGAAATCGCGGACTTCGACCCGCTGGTCGACGCCGTTCCGGAGACGTTCGAGGGCCACGAGATCACGGTCGACGTCAGTGACGGCGGTGAGGTCGAACTTGGAGGAGATACCTTTACGGTCTCGGAGGGAGACCAGTCACTACCAGAGTACGTTGCCGTGTTCCTGATGGCACGCGGCCGCGCCGAGAAGGAGAAAGAATGA
- the bcp gene encoding thioredoxin-dependent thiol peroxidase — MLDVGDEAPEFELQNQHGETVTRSDFEGQRLVIYFYPRANTEGCTTEACGFNDTLPRLEDCDATVVGISDDSVDDIADFAADYDLKFDLLSDEFGEVATLYDSYGEKQMFGNTFDGVFRNTYVVDPDGQIEAVYESVSPDGHADEVLAALEPADITH, encoded by the coding sequence ATGCTCGACGTCGGCGATGAGGCACCCGAGTTCGAACTGCAAAACCAACACGGCGAAACGGTCACCCGCTCCGATTTCGAGGGGCAGCGGCTCGTTATTTATTTCTATCCGCGCGCTAACACGGAGGGCTGTACGACCGAAGCCTGCGGGTTCAACGACACGCTCCCGCGGCTCGAGGACTGCGATGCCACAGTCGTCGGCATTAGCGACGACTCTGTCGACGACATTGCCGACTTCGCCGCAGACTACGACCTCAAGTTCGATCTGCTATCGGACGAGTTCGGCGAGGTCGCGACACTGTACGACTCCTACGGCGAGAAACAGATGTTCGGAAATACCTTCGACGGCGTCTTTCGGAACACCTACGTCGTTGACCCGGACGGGCAGATTGAGGCGGTCTATGAGAGCGTCTCGCCGGACGGCCACGCTGATGAGGTGCTCGCGGCTCTCGAGCCGGCGGACATCACACACTGA